In Paenibacillus sp. G2S3, a single window of DNA contains:
- the lepB gene encoding signal peptidase I has product MSQEPQVEFMRNRKQRHRATRSKKGFGGRLAAELKDWLLTAVVVFAVMSVLNVFVFNISTVKGQSMQPTLVEGERLFINKLSLMFVNPRHGDVVILHDPSTGPSRKEFLVKRVIGIPGDIIEVKDHQLYVNGKIVNEPYIDTEIEDPDFAALTVESGSYFVMGDNRHASASKDSRYFGSIPQDMIVGRADYIWWPLSKLKGL; this is encoded by the coding sequence TTGAGTCAGGAGCCCCAAGTAGAGTTCATGCGTAATCGGAAGCAGAGACATAGAGCCACTAGATCAAAAAAAGGCTTTGGAGGCCGTTTGGCCGCAGAATTGAAGGATTGGTTGCTTACAGCGGTAGTTGTTTTTGCGGTGATGTCGGTTCTTAATGTCTTTGTGTTCAATATATCAACCGTTAAAGGTCAGTCTATGCAGCCAACGCTTGTGGAAGGTGAGAGGCTCTTCATTAATAAGCTCTCATTGATGTTTGTAAACCCGAGACACGGGGATGTCGTCATTCTTCATGATCCTAGCACCGGACCCAGCCGTAAGGAGTTTTTAGTGAAACGAGTCATTGGCATACCTGGAGATATCATAGAAGTGAAGGATCACCAGTTATATGTGAATGGAAAAATAGTGAATGAGCCGTATATAGATACCGAGATTGAAGACCCGGATTTCGCGGCCTTAACTGTGGAGAGCGGAAGCTATTTTGTCATGGGAGATAACCGTCACGCTTCAGCAAGCAAAGATAGTCGTTATTTCGGCTCGATCCCTCAGGACATGATTGTAGGCAGAGCAGATTATATCTGGTGGCCGTTGTCTAAACTGAAAGGGTTATAA
- a CDS encoding YneF family protein, whose translation MNIALPIITLVVGLIGGFFIGVYYLRRQMTTMQNDPEMLQKVAKQMGYNLNGKQMQRAQQMMKNQNQTGARPGAAKGNKRRSK comes from the coding sequence ATGAATATCGCATTACCTATTATTACATTGGTCGTAGGTCTCATCGGTGGATTTTTTATCGGTGTGTATTATCTGCGCAGACAAATGACAACTATGCAGAATGATCCTGAAATGCTGCAAAAGGTTGCAAAACAAATGGGTTATAACCTGAATGGGAAACAAATGCAACGTGCCCAACAGATGATGAAGAATCAGAATCAGACAGGTGCCCGCCCAGGAGCAGCAAAAGGGAATAAACGTAGAAGTAAGTAA
- the folE gene encoding GTP cyclohydrolase I FolE → MGNINEYVNGKVSENREQIEYHVEKILELIGEDTDREGLLETPARVTRMYEEIFGGYSIDPREALGVTFDESHEELVIVKDIVYYSQCEHHMAPFFGKVHIGYIPSGRIAGLSKLARLVEAVSRRLQVQERITTQIADIMTEVLGPHGVMVVVEGEHLCMCARGVKKPGSKTVTMSTRGVFREDAAARAEFLNLIKE, encoded by the coding sequence ATGGGGAACATCAATGAATACGTGAACGGTAAAGTATCAGAGAACCGTGAGCAAATCGAGTATCACGTTGAGAAAATATTAGAATTAATCGGTGAAGATACCGACCGCGAGGGACTGCTTGAAACACCAGCACGTGTTACGCGGATGTACGAGGAGATATTCGGCGGTTATTCGATAGATCCCCGCGAGGCGCTCGGTGTTACTTTTGATGAGTCTCATGAAGAGCTAGTAATCGTGAAGGATATCGTCTATTACAGCCAATGTGAGCATCACATGGCTCCTTTCTTCGGTAAAGTGCATATTGGGTACATTCCGAGCGGACGTATTGCTGGGCTCAGCAAATTAGCTCGCCTTGTTGAAGCAGTGAGTCGGCGTTTGCAGGTTCAAGAACGCATTACGACGCAAATTGCGGATATTATGACGGAGGTACTAGGTCCTCACGGCGTTATGGTCGTTGTGGAAGGTGAACATCTTTGTATGTGTGCACGCGGAGTGAAGAAACCAGGTAGTAAGACGGTAACCATGTCTACTAGAGGAGTCTTCCGGGAGGATGCCGCCGCTCGTGCGGAGTTTCTGAACTTGATTAAAGAATAG
- a CDS encoding Fe-Mn family superoxide dismutase, with product MLYVYGPMLPVRILEEIVFWKRQEKEHTEVIKAIVPKLEEPYVKLLNEWAVVFGATEQAAQQLLNAALSSSPPPQAELTAETEKLLHISCNQSQEFVRQLFAIMESSAAVKAVPLATTVILHIIRESEYFLAVLMTLSSPGKLSQIMRDHTEDYVVNIDTDDITRNDGFSTFTDTVPEIRDKNDVVPIGGHKLPPLPYAYNALEPYIDEKTMRIHHDKHHQSYVDGLNKAEVKLADSRKNGDFDLVKHWERELAFNGAGHYLHTIFWNVMSPQGGGRPTGALLEAIEQSFGSYDSFKKQFTEAANKVEGGGWAILVWSPRSHRLEILTAEKHQNLSQWDVVPLLALDVWEHAYYLKHQNNRADYINDWWKVVNWPYVSERYAAASKLAWKPY from the coding sequence ATGCTATATGTATATGGGCCGATGCTGCCAGTGCGTATTCTGGAAGAAATCGTATTTTGGAAAAGACAAGAGAAAGAGCATACCGAAGTCATCAAAGCGATCGTGCCTAAGTTGGAGGAGCCTTATGTGAAGCTCCTTAATGAATGGGCCGTTGTTTTCGGTGCAACTGAGCAGGCGGCACAGCAGCTATTAAATGCTGCCCTTTCCTCTTCTCCTCCGCCACAGGCAGAACTCACTGCGGAAACGGAGAAGCTGCTACATATCTCTTGCAATCAATCCCAAGAATTCGTCCGACAGCTCTTTGCCATCATGGAGAGTAGCGCTGCGGTCAAAGCCGTCCCTCTTGCAACCACTGTGATTCTGCATATTATTCGTGAATCGGAATACTTCCTCGCCGTTCTAATGACGCTCAGCTCGCCAGGGAAGTTATCGCAAATCATGCGCGATCACACAGAGGATTATGTTGTAAACATCGATACAGACGATATCACGCGGAATGATGGATTCTCTACTTTTACTGATACTGTTCCTGAAATCCGCGATAAAAACGACGTGGTACCCATTGGAGGTCATAAGCTACCTCCATTGCCTTATGCTTATAATGCACTAGAACCGTACATTGATGAAAAGACCATGCGGATTCACCACGATAAACATCATCAAAGTTATGTAGATGGATTAAACAAGGCTGAAGTTAAACTAGCTGACTCCCGTAAGAACGGTGACTTCGATCTCGTTAAACATTGGGAAAGAGAGTTAGCCTTTAATGGCGCAGGCCATTATCTCCACACGATCTTTTGGAACGTGATGTCTCCGCAAGGTGGGGGCCGCCCAACAGGTGCTTTACTAGAAGCTATAGAACAAAGCTTTGGAAGCTATGACAGCTTTAAGAAACAGTTCACTGAAGCTGCGAATAAAGTAGAAGGTGGCGGATGGGCCATTCTCGTCTGGAGTCCACGTAGCCATAGACTAGAAATTCTTACTGCAGAAAAACATCAGAATTTATCGCAATGGGACGTTGTACCGCTCTTGGCCTTAGATGTATGGGAACACGCCTACTATCTAAAACATCAGAATAATCGCGCGGATTATATTAACGATTGGTGGAAAGTCGTCAACTGGCCCTATGTGTCAGAGCGTTATGCTGCCGCTAGTAAACTGGCATGGAAGCCTTACTGA
- a CDS encoding MATE family efflux transporter, with protein MNKLEKKEFYNQLFKLAIPISLQSLIMAVLYLVDQLMVGQLGGVAIASVGMSSKIYSVISVVLAGLATGLTVYAAQYWGNKDSKSITPLLGLSLGIGLLLSGSFTIFVFFNPSLCLSIFTTDRAVLENGHVFLKIVSLSYIPTMLTMLYSAVLRSTGHVKFPMAVSIAAVGLNIVLNYALIFGHWGFPELGLAGAAYATLISRIVESALIVGAVYRGKLPGAGGIKALSSFSKTRSIPFLRTIAPIVLTELVWVLGEACYSVIYSRMGTAEMTAMTVTFPLQGLMIRLLAGLSGAAGIMVGHKLGENNNAGAFSYARYLVRIGIGISLLLGVVIAVVAPLYVSAFNITMEERRLATSVICFFALFLWIKVGNMMIAGGILQSGGDSKFVFIMEASTTWLLGVPLGLLLSWGWKQPLPWVYFFLSLEEAVRLVIGYVRFRRGKWLNQLTHQSAEVEIST; from the coding sequence ATGAACAAGCTTGAGAAAAAAGAATTCTATAATCAGCTGTTTAAATTAGCAATACCAATATCCCTCCAAAGTCTGATTATGGCTGTTCTATATTTAGTAGATCAATTGATGGTGGGCCAGCTTGGGGGTGTAGCCATCGCTTCGGTTGGGATGTCTAGTAAAATCTATAGTGTAATTTCTGTAGTTCTGGCGGGTCTGGCTACTGGTCTCACAGTATATGCGGCCCAATATTGGGGGAACAAGGATTCTAAGAGCATTACACCACTACTTGGTTTGAGTCTCGGAATTGGACTGCTGCTCTCGGGCTCATTTACGATATTCGTCTTCTTCAATCCAAGTCTATGCCTGTCAATCTTTACGACGGATAGGGCAGTGCTGGAGAATGGGCACGTTTTTCTTAAAATCGTTTCACTTAGCTATATTCCGACGATGTTAACGATGCTCTACTCAGCGGTTCTGCGAAGTACAGGACATGTGAAATTCCCAATGGCTGTCAGTATAGCCGCTGTAGGATTAAACATTGTATTAAACTATGCGCTTATTTTTGGGCATTGGGGATTTCCTGAGCTAGGACTTGCGGGTGCGGCATATGCAACTTTAATCTCCCGTATAGTTGAGAGTGCATTGATTGTCGGGGCAGTGTATCGCGGGAAGTTGCCAGGGGCTGGAGGAATCAAGGCACTGAGTTCGTTCTCCAAAACGCGGAGCATACCTTTTTTGAGAACGATAGCTCCTATCGTACTAACTGAATTGGTGTGGGTATTGGGAGAGGCTTGTTATTCCGTGATATACAGTCGTATGGGTACAGCTGAGATGACTGCCATGACCGTCACATTTCCGTTGCAGGGTCTGATGATTAGGCTCCTTGCAGGACTTTCAGGCGCTGCAGGGATTATGGTCGGACATAAGCTGGGTGAGAATAATAATGCAGGGGCTTTTAGTTATGCGCGTTATTTAGTTCGAATTGGCATAGGGATTTCATTGCTGCTTGGAGTCGTTATTGCAGTGGTGGCACCACTCTACGTTTCAGCATTTAACATAACCATGGAAGAGCGGCGGTTAGCCACCTCTGTAATCTGTTTTTTCGCTCTTTTTTTATGGATAAAGGTGGGGAATATGATGATCGCGGGAGGTATTCTGCAGAGCGGTGGCGATAGCAAATTCGTCTTTATTATGGAAGCCTCCACAACCTGGCTACTCGGGGTGCCCCTTGGGCTTCTTCTATCCTGGGGATGGAAACAGCCTCTTCCTTGGGTATACTTCTTTCTGTCCCTAGAAGAGGCTGTTCGTTTGGTTATAGGTTACGTACGTTTTCGTCGCGGTAAATGGTTAAACCAGCTGACTCATCAGAGCGCAGAAGTGGAGATTAGCACTTAG
- a CDS encoding alpha/beta fold hydrolase, which translates to MDLTTSRTGTSVSRRPKLPKQGSSSRLSLRMIRVKHIIVALLLSIFFFLVFCFVSLHGYIAWVLSNPTVAPLYSNPMMAKGLAYEDVTFPAKDGSRMMNGWYIPAKGATKTIVFSHGYGANREESWVPMYDLAHYAHSLNFNVVMFDYGFAAQSNKDIATGGKKESQQLLGAIDFAKERGAKELVVWGFSMGAGTALQAGLVSEDIDAMILDSTFLLEPDTLYHNIKQNIDLPRQPSLAIMEMLFPVLNGTGLDQIPYAKVKSKDYPFPILFMHGTKDDKAPYPIAEELAANQQNPFSDSWIIEGSHHELLFREHPREYLRRVSAFLGNVHLAKSTKGDQPVLASN; encoded by the coding sequence ATGGATCTGACAACCAGCCGAACCGGCACGTCAGTCTCCCGTCGTCCTAAACTACCTAAACAGGGCAGTTCATCACGACTATCGCTGCGGATGATCCGTGTTAAGCATATTATCGTTGCATTGCTATTATCTATATTTTTCTTTTTAGTATTTTGTTTTGTCTCGCTTCATGGCTACATCGCCTGGGTACTATCCAATCCAACGGTCGCGCCACTGTACTCCAATCCTATGATGGCCAAAGGGCTCGCCTACGAGGATGTAACCTTTCCAGCTAAGGATGGCAGTCGTATGATGAACGGCTGGTATATTCCAGCCAAGGGCGCTACCAAGACTATCGTGTTCAGTCATGGCTATGGTGCTAACCGAGAAGAGTCATGGGTACCTATGTACGATCTCGCTCACTATGCACACAGTCTGAATTTCAATGTCGTAATGTTTGACTACGGATTTGCTGCCCAAAGTAACAAGGATATTGCAACCGGCGGCAAAAAAGAATCCCAACAGCTTCTTGGCGCCATTGATTTCGCTAAGGAACGTGGGGCAAAAGAGCTCGTTGTTTGGGGCTTCTCCATGGGTGCTGGCACAGCACTGCAAGCAGGATTGGTATCTGAGGATATCGACGCGATGATTCTGGACAGCACCTTTTTGTTAGAACCAGACACGCTGTATCATAATATTAAGCAGAATATCGACCTACCGCGACAGCCTTCCCTGGCGATCATGGAAATGCTGTTCCCAGTACTAAACGGTACAGGACTAGATCAAATTCCTTATGCAAAGGTCAAATCTAAAGACTATCCTTTCCCGATCCTATTCATGCATGGAACCAAAGACGATAAAGCGCCTTATCCTATTGCCGAAGAACTAGCAGCGAACCAGCAGAATCCTTTCTCCGATTCCTGGATCATTGAGGGCAGTCATCATGAGCTGTTGTTCCGCGAGCATCCCCGTGAGTATTTGCGACGGGTCTCCGCTTTCCTAGGAAATGTTCATCTGGCCAAAAGCACTAAGGGTGATCAGCCAGTACTGGCAAGTAATTAA
- a CDS encoding IclR family transcriptional regulator: MEDRKLTVRAVERALDILLCFTQDRDLGLTEIASKIDLHKSTVHRLLATLEEKGFLIRNPATEKYRLGIRIWELSTHLPAFDESAAVLLPSMERLRDRLGETVSLYLRDGIERVRIQAVQSQQAIRRVAQIGARLPLSVGASSKVLAAYAPPEVLRELLESSEWPDYVEKSVYKDQLNEIIRLGYATSFEERESGAAAVAVPVTGRSGNVIAALSLSGPVSRLSRDTLVEYAAILKEAASEMGMMIP; this comes from the coding sequence GTGGAGGACCGAAAGCTAACGGTACGCGCGGTAGAACGTGCGCTTGACATATTACTTTGTTTTACCCAAGACCGTGATTTAGGGTTGACGGAGATCGCATCGAAGATTGACTTACATAAGAGTACAGTCCACAGATTACTGGCAACACTTGAGGAAAAGGGCTTTCTCATTCGCAATCCGGCGACAGAAAAATATAGGCTGGGTATACGAATCTGGGAGCTGTCCACGCATTTGCCTGCTTTTGACGAGTCTGCAGCGGTATTACTACCCTCTATGGAACGGCTGAGAGATCGACTCGGAGAGACGGTCAGTCTTTACTTACGGGATGGTATTGAACGCGTGCGTATTCAGGCGGTACAGAGCCAGCAGGCGATTCGTAGAGTCGCACAGATCGGTGCGAGGCTGCCATTATCTGTAGGCGCATCGAGTAAAGTGCTGGCAGCGTATGCACCACCTGAGGTGCTGAGAGAACTGCTGGAGAGTTCGGAGTGGCCGGATTACGTTGAGAAGAGCGTATACAAAGATCAGCTTAACGAGATCATTCGGCTGGGGTATGCGACCAGTTTCGAAGAACGTGAGTCTGGTGCGGCCGCTGTGGCGGTACCTGTCACCGGTCGTAGTGGAAATGTGATCGCTGCATTGTCGCTATCAGGCCCAGTCAGCCGCCTGTCTAGGGATACGTTAGTAGAGTATGCTGCGATCTTGAAGGAAGCAGCAAGTGAAATGGGCATGATGATTCCATAA
- the acnA gene encoding aconitate hydratase AcnA codes for MPSKDHFSLARTLESGGKSYRYYDLNSLEEQGLGSISSLPFSIKVLLEAAVRQFDGRAITEEHVKQLADWSGDIDRNKEIPFIPARIVLQDFTGVPVVVDLAAMRDTVKKAGGDPKQINPLVPVDLVIDHSVMVDAFGTADALEYNMNVEFERNEERYRFLRWAQTAFNNFRAVPPATGIVHQVNLEYLASVATTKTIDGETVVYPDSLVGTDSHTTMINGLGVVGWGVGGIEAEAGMLGQPLYFVTPDVVGFKLTGSLIEGATATDLALTVTEMLRKKGVVGKFVEFYGPGLANISLADRATVANMAPEYGATIGFFPVDEETLAYLRSTGRPDDLVELVESYYKAQGMFRTSNTPDPEFSDVIELDLASVVPSLAGPKRPQDRIELTHMKENFEGIIRTPVDKGGYGLSDEKIAQVVEIEHKNGTTSKLSTGAVVIAAITSCTNTSNPSVMLGAGLLAKKAVERGLTKPAYVKSSLTPGSLVVTEYLEKANLLKPLEALGFYLAGYGCATCIGNSGPLPEEVSQAITDNDMTVAAVISGNRNFEGRVHAQVKANYLASPPLVVAYALAGTVNIDLQTEPLGFDPQGEPVFLKDIWPTTAEIREAINLSLSPEMFRRKYENVFTANERWNSIPVPQGELYEWDDNSTYIQNPPFFEHLADGLGDIKDIKDARVLALLADSVTTDHISPAGNISTSGPAGEYLRDHGVERADFNSYGSRRGNHEVMMRGTFANIRIRNAVAPGTEGGVTTFLPSDEVMSIYDASMLYQDAGQNLIVIAGKEYGTGSSRDWAAKGTLLLGVKAVIAESFERIHRSNLVGMGVLPLQFQEGHGWSSLGLTGRETFNITGLDNEVTPSQDLTVTATREDGTQFDFPVTARLDSTVDIDYYRNGGILQTVLRQMLADATDSSAVSVE; via the coding sequence ATGCCAAGCAAGGATCATTTCTCGTTGGCCCGCACCCTGGAATCAGGTGGCAAATCTTATCGCTATTATGATCTTAACTCCCTTGAGGAACAAGGATTGGGCTCTATCTCTTCCCTTCCTTTCTCGATCAAAGTATTACTTGAGGCGGCTGTTCGTCAGTTTGACGGACGGGCGATTACAGAAGAACATGTAAAACAATTGGCTGACTGGTCAGGCGACATTGATCGCAATAAAGAAATTCCATTTATCCCTGCTCGTATCGTACTTCAGGACTTTACCGGTGTTCCGGTAGTAGTAGATCTGGCAGCTATGCGTGATACTGTAAAGAAAGCCGGCGGAGATCCTAAACAGATCAACCCGCTCGTTCCCGTTGACCTTGTAATTGACCACTCTGTTATGGTTGATGCTTTCGGTACGGCAGACGCTTTGGAATACAATATGAACGTGGAGTTTGAGCGCAATGAGGAACGTTACCGTTTCCTTCGCTGGGCACAGACCGCTTTCAATAACTTCCGTGCAGTTCCTCCAGCTACCGGTATCGTGCATCAGGTGAATTTGGAGTATTTGGCTTCCGTAGCCACTACTAAAACTATCGATGGTGAAACTGTCGTTTATCCAGATTCCCTTGTTGGAACGGACTCCCATACTACGATGATCAATGGACTTGGTGTTGTGGGCTGGGGTGTAGGCGGTATTGAAGCTGAAGCAGGTATGCTCGGACAACCGCTCTATTTTGTTACACCAGATGTAGTGGGCTTTAAGCTTACAGGCAGCCTTATCGAAGGGGCTACAGCAACGGACTTGGCACTGACAGTTACTGAAATGTTGCGTAAAAAAGGCGTAGTCGGCAAATTCGTCGAATTCTACGGTCCAGGTCTTGCTAACATCAGTCTTGCTGACCGGGCAACGGTTGCTAACATGGCGCCAGAATACGGAGCAACGATCGGTTTCTTCCCTGTAGATGAGGAGACACTTGCTTATCTTCGCAGTACAGGTCGTCCAGATGATCTGGTAGAGCTCGTTGAATCTTATTACAAAGCACAAGGTATGTTCCGCACTTCGAATACACCAGATCCTGAGTTCAGCGATGTAATTGAACTTGACCTAGCTTCTGTCGTTCCAAGCTTAGCTGGACCTAAACGTCCGCAAGACCGGATCGAGCTTACGCATATGAAAGAAAATTTCGAAGGTATTATCCGTACACCTGTAGACAAAGGCGGTTATGGTCTCAGCGATGAGAAAATCGCCCAAGTTGTAGAAATAGAACATAAAAATGGCACCACAAGCAAGCTCAGCACAGGCGCAGTCGTGATCGCAGCGATTACAAGCTGTACGAATACTTCCAACCCTAGCGTTATGCTTGGAGCAGGCCTTTTGGCGAAAAAAGCCGTGGAACGCGGTCTGACCAAACCAGCATACGTTAAGAGCAGCTTGACTCCAGGATCATTGGTAGTTACTGAATATTTGGAAAAAGCAAACCTGCTGAAGCCACTCGAAGCACTGGGCTTCTACTTGGCTGGTTATGGCTGCGCTACTTGTATCGGTAACTCTGGTCCATTGCCTGAAGAGGTTAGCCAAGCCATTACTGATAACGATATGACCGTGGCTGCTGTAATCTCCGGTAACCGTAACTTTGAAGGCCGCGTACATGCTCAGGTCAAAGCCAACTACTTGGCTTCACCGCCGCTCGTAGTTGCTTACGCACTGGCTGGTACTGTAAATATCGATTTACAGACTGAACCGCTCGGATTTGATCCACAAGGTGAGCCAGTATTCCTGAAGGATATTTGGCCAACTACTGCTGAAATTCGTGAAGCGATCAATCTTTCCCTTAGCCCAGAGATGTTCCGCCGTAAATACGAAAATGTATTTACTGCTAATGAACGTTGGAACTCTATCCCTGTTCCACAAGGCGAGCTGTATGAGTGGGATGACAACTCCACGTATATTCAGAATCCGCCGTTCTTCGAACATCTGGCAGACGGTCTGGGAGACATCAAGGATATCAAGGATGCACGCGTTCTGGCGCTGCTTGCTGATTCCGTAACGACCGACCATATCTCACCTGCAGGTAATATCTCTACCTCTGGTCCTGCTGGTGAATATTTACGCGATCATGGTGTAGAACGTGCAGACTTCAACTCCTACGGCTCACGCCGCGGAAATCATGAAGTCATGATGCGTGGTACATTCGCTAATATTCGGATTCGTAATGCAGTAGCTCCAGGTACAGAAGGCGGAGTTACAACCTTCCTGCCAAGCGATGAAGTCATGTCCATCTATGACGCTTCCATGCTGTACCAGGACGCTGGACAGAATCTCATCGTTATCGCCGGTAAAGAATACGGCACAGGAAGCTCACGTGACTGGGCGGCCAAGGGCACGCTTCTGCTAGGCGTTAAAGCTGTTATCGCCGAGAGCTTTGAGCGGATTCACCGCAGCAATCTGGTTGGTATGGGTGTGCTTCCACTACAATTCCAGGAAGGCCACGGCTGGAGCAGCTTGGGACTGACCGGACGTGAGACCTTCAACATTACCGGTCTCGATAACGAGGTGACGCCAAGCCAAGATCTAACTGTTACCGCTACCCGTGAAGACGGTACTCAATTCGACTTCCCTGTTACTGCACGACTCGACAGTACGGTTGATATTGATTACTATCGCAATGGTGGTATTCTACAAACTGTGCTTCGTCAAATGCTGGCGGATGCCACAGATTCTTCAGCTGTATCGGTAGAATAG
- a CDS encoding amidase domain-containing protein, producing the protein MMEQQWKQSLYVYVDQVNKARVEPKSSSQTVSVSVKDPRFLVEQGERSRRIAEWYNARGITPLRGETGVKTLRTVRQTPTEVVAEVTLHSALYYEKGGVNHREYRVELERLTFVRDGGGWEIAAIERTIPERNTVHRAEVELSGKLSKWGEALPAPLPSQPLLNRNILGEISGSREVRYNREEAVAYADRWWKDGNPEFETFEVDCTNYVSQCLFAGGAPINYTGKRETGWWYKGYQGKQEWWSYSWAVSDSLQRYLSVSRSNGLRAEVMERPEQLMLGDIIQYDWDGNGQYQHSTIVTAFDAGGMPLVNARTVSSRHRFWDYRDSYAWTDQTKYRFFHINDYL; encoded by the coding sequence ATAATGGAACAACAGTGGAAGCAGAGTCTATATGTATATGTAGATCAAGTGAATAAGGCCAGGGTGGAGCCTAAGTCCTCATCGCAAACAGTTTCCGTATCCGTTAAGGATCCGCGCTTTCTGGTGGAGCAAGGGGAACGTTCACGCCGGATCGCTGAATGGTATAACGCTCGTGGGATAACTCCGCTGCGGGGGGAAACAGGCGTTAAGACTTTACGGACCGTCCGGCAGACTCCGACTGAGGTGGTAGCAGAGGTTACGCTGCATAGTGCACTCTATTATGAAAAAGGAGGCGTTAACCACCGCGAGTATAGGGTTGAGCTGGAGCGGTTGACCTTTGTGCGAGACGGAGGGGGCTGGGAAATCGCCGCTATAGAACGAACCATTCCTGAAAGAAATACGGTTCATAGAGCGGAGGTGGAGTTATCTGGCAAGTTGTCCAAATGGGGGGAAGCATTGCCTGCTCCGCTGCCATCACAGCCCCTTCTAAACCGGAATATTCTTGGTGAGATCTCGGGCTCAAGAGAGGTTCGCTACAACCGTGAAGAAGCGGTGGCTTATGCCGATCGTTGGTGGAAAGACGGGAATCCGGAGTTCGAAACGTTTGAGGTTGATTGTACGAATTATGTCTCCCAATGCCTCTTTGCAGGGGGAGCGCCTATCAACTATACTGGTAAAAGAGAAACGGGCTGGTGGTACAAAGGCTACCAAGGGAAACAAGAATGGTGGAGTTATAGCTGGGCTGTATCAGACAGTCTGCAGCGCTATTTGAGCGTTAGCCGGAGCAATGGCTTGCGTGCGGAAGTTATGGAGCGGCCGGAGCAATTGATGCTGGGCGATATTATTCAATATGACTGGGACGGCAACGGGCAATATCAGCACAGCACAATCGTCACAGCCTTTGATGCTGGTGGTATGCCACTTGTGAATGCACGTACAGTTAGCAGTCGTCATCGCTTCTGGGACTATCGTGATTCCTACGCATGGACGGATCAAACGAAATACCGTTTTTTTCATATTAACGACTATTTATAA
- a CDS encoding D-alanine--D-alanine ligase has product MGNAKLTVGLVYGGKSGEHEVSLQTAFAVMNSFDYDKYEIIPFYISKQGLWKVGETLSAPYSEVEQLKLADATEDMGTALNVVFSGLSGAEKTVDVMFPLLHGTYGEDGTIQGLFEMANIPYIGAGVLASSAGMDKVVMKKLFADAGLDQCEFCYFNISAWKRKSHELIVGVEDKLGYPVFVKPANLGSSVGISKAIDKESLVKAIDFAFRYDTKVIIEEFVDAREVEVGVLGNDEPEASVPGEIVSSGEYYDYAAKYTDGKSQMMIPAPVDSEVADRLRESAITAFRAIEGSGITRADFFLRRSDGKILINEVNTMPGFTPYSMYPLLWRETGVSYRALLDRMIELALERYNFKQGLKYDNE; this is encoded by the coding sequence ATGGGGAACGCAAAACTAACCGTAGGGCTAGTGTACGGGGGTAAATCCGGAGAACATGAGGTATCGCTACAGACGGCTTTTGCCGTGATGAACTCATTTGATTACGATAAATATGAGATTATTCCTTTTTACATTTCAAAACAGGGTTTGTGGAAAGTCGGAGAGACATTATCGGCACCTTATAGTGAGGTGGAGCAGCTCAAGCTTGCAGATGCAACTGAAGATATGGGGACAGCCCTGAATGTAGTATTTAGTGGACTATCCGGTGCGGAAAAAACGGTGGACGTCATGTTCCCACTGCTGCACGGCACGTATGGTGAGGACGGAACGATTCAAGGGTTGTTCGAAATGGCGAATATTCCTTACATCGGGGCTGGTGTTCTTGCCTCTTCGGCAGGTATGGATAAGGTTGTTATGAAGAAGCTGTTCGCTGATGCCGGTCTGGATCAATGCGAGTTTTGCTATTTTAATATCAGCGCTTGGAAAAGAAAAAGTCATGAGTTGATTGTGGGTGTAGAGGATAAACTGGGGTATCCGGTATTCGTGAAGCCTGCTAATCTGGGCTCAAGTGTGGGTATTTCTAAGGCAATTGATAAGGAGAGTCTTGTAAAAGCTATAGATTTTGCCTTCCGTTACGATACCAAAGTCATTATTGAGGAATTCGTGGATGCTCGTGAGGTAGAGGTCGGTGTGCTCGGAAATGATGAGCCAGAGGCCTCTGTCCCGGGTGAAATCGTTTCTTCTGGAGAATATTATGACTACGCAGCTAAATATACGGACGGCAAATCACAAATGATGATTCCTGCGCCAGTTGATTCTGAAGTTGCCGATCGTCTGCGGGAGTCCGCGATAACCGCTTTTCGAGCAATTGAGGGCAGCGGGATTACCCGGGCGGACTTCTTCCTGCGGAGATCGGATGGTAAAATTCTAATTAACGAAGTGAATACGATGCCTGGCTTCACTCCTTACAGCATGTATCCGCTATTGTGGCGTGAGACAGGTGTATCCTATAGAGCTCTGTTAGACCGTATGATTGAGTTAGCTTTAGAGCGCTATAATTTCAAACAAGGTCTTAAGTATGACAACGAGTAA